Proteins from one Deinococcus actinosclerus genomic window:
- a CDS encoding metallophosphoesterase family protein — MRLAVLGDVHGNAFALRAVLKDIGAASPDQVLNLGDTVWGCADPASAWALQQEFAPPSVRGNTDERVAGLRDGKETMRAWVRAQLPEDVPATLAALPIHLDTAGGEVRVAHGSPRSPWEDLMLTGTPDGHTRPARFRELRERLGGFRFDTGGRVCVVGHTHREMLTVVDGLTVVNAGPVSRQKDGLPLARWVQLTRRAGHWTAEFRRVPYDTQAAAAWARAHGPAGAGDHEAHWLTAGREP, encoded by the coding sequence ATGCGCCTCGCGGTGCTGGGCGACGTGCACGGCAACGCCTTCGCGCTGCGCGCCGTGCTGAAGGACATCGGCGCGGCAAGCCCCGATCAGGTGCTGAACCTGGGGGACACCGTGTGGGGCTGCGCCGACCCCGCCAGCGCCTGGGCGCTGCAACAGGAGTTCGCGCCCCCCAGCGTGCGCGGCAACACCGACGAACGCGTCGCGGGCCTGCGCGACGGCAAGGAGACCATGCGCGCCTGGGTGCGCGCCCAGCTGCCCGAAGACGTCCCCGCCACCCTGGCCGCCCTGCCCATCCACCTCGACACGGCCGGCGGCGAGGTCCGCGTCGCGCACGGCAGCCCCCGCAGTCCCTGGGAGGACCTGATGCTCACCGGGACCCCGGATGGGCACACCCGTCCCGCCCGTTTCCGGGAACTGCGCGAGCGGCTCGGCGGCTTCCGCTTCGACACGGGCGGCCGCGTGTGCGTCGTCGGGCACACCCACCGCGAGATGCTGACCGTCGTGGACGGCCTGACCGTGGTGAACGCCGGACCGGTCTCCCGGCAGAAGGACGGGCTGCCGCTGGCCCGCTGGGTGCAGCTCACCCGCCGCGCCGGGCACTGGACCGCCGAGTTCCGCCGCGTGCCCTACGACACGCAGGCGGCTGCCGCGTGGGCCCGCGCGCACGGCCCGGCCGGGGCAGGCGACCACGAGGCTCACTGGCTGACTGCTGGACGCGAACCCTGA